The following proteins come from a genomic window of Corallococcus sp. NCRR:
- a CDS encoding sporulation delaying protein family toxin — protein sequence MKTLFPRKFTSAAMAVMTFTFTTLGTGCGGPLDEDTSSASTRVQRQPASGQDLFRGMVFGVGPAARHFDELWKRPEIQARLGDAEKVAKREEAANVLMAKIAAQDATFFDRFGRDLRSGDHVTINRLLTETKERTQAAATELRKEAGLPGDVNASAAQAEKGTWFYEETVVAVAIAAVLLVVVTQIDVTPVVGDNQASALRRDTWVDQLANKSFDAL from the coding sequence TTGAAGACTCTCTTCCCGAGGAAGTTCACCTCGGCCGCGATGGCCGTCATGACCTTCACGTTCACCACCCTCGGAACCGGCTGCGGTGGCCCGTTGGACGAGGATACGTCCTCCGCATCGACCCGGGTCCAGCGCCAGCCTGCCTCCGGACAGGACCTCTTCCGGGGCATGGTGTTCGGAGTGGGCCCGGCAGCGCGACACTTCGACGAACTCTGGAAGCGTCCGGAGATCCAGGCCCGGCTTGGAGACGCGGAGAAGGTCGCGAAGCGCGAGGAGGCGGCCAACGTCCTCATGGCGAAGATCGCCGCGCAGGACGCCACGTTCTTCGATCGCTTCGGGCGCGACCTGCGCAGCGGCGATCACGTGACCATCAACCGGCTGCTCACGGAGACGAAGGAGCGGACCCAGGCCGCGGCGACCGAACTCCGGAAGGAAGCCGGCCTGCCGGGTGACGTGAACGCGAGCGCGGCCCAGGCAGAGAAGGGAACGTGGTTCTACGAGGAGACCGTCGTGGCCGTGGCCATCGCGGCCGTCCTGCTCGTCGTGGTCACCCAGATCGATGTAACGCCGGTGGTGGGCGACAACCAGGCAAGCGCCCTGCGCCGTGACACCTGGGTGGACCAGTTGGCCAACAAGAGCTTCGACGCCCTGTAA
- a CDS encoding SdpA family antimicrobial peptide system protein, producing MGLLALGLLFGGSSVAAYALHAALPYNPLQLPFEDRFDIRLVLPEGWAFFTRDPRDERILSYLRTPGGQWVRANQTPNFQPRNAFGIDRAARAQGVEMGLLLEATRQLGRHACEEDPLKCLERAPSERTLRNESPNPTFCGQLGIVFQPAVPWAWSRSHRGKAVVMPSKVLRLDVEC from the coding sequence ATGGGCCTGCTCGCCCTGGGACTGCTGTTCGGCGGGTCCAGCGTGGCGGCCTACGCCCTGCACGCGGCCTTACCCTACAATCCCCTGCAACTGCCTTTCGAGGATCGCTTCGACATCCGGCTGGTGCTCCCCGAAGGATGGGCATTCTTCACCCGGGATCCGCGCGATGAGCGCATCCTCTCCTATCTGCGCACTCCGGGCGGACAATGGGTCAGGGCAAACCAGACGCCCAACTTCCAGCCTCGGAACGCCTTTGGCATTGACCGGGCTGCCCGGGCCCAAGGCGTGGAAATGGGCCTTTTGCTAGAGGCCACCCGACAGTTGGGCCGACATGCGTGCGAGGAAGATCCGTTGAAGTGTTTGGAACGCGCGCCCTCTGAACGAACGCTGCGCAACGAGAGCCCGAACCCCACCTTCTGCGGCCAGCTCGGGATTGTCTTTCAACCCGCCGTCCCCTGGGCCTGGAGCCGGTCCCATCGCGGGAAGGCCGTTGTCATGCCCTCGAAGGTGCTGAGATTGGACGTCGAATGCTGA
- a CDS encoding sporulation-delaying protein SdpB family protein codes for MLTGLGTRARAWVSGPPPWSNVQGLARTLIALGTCGTLAFSHSSTLFRPAVGVPQAPICDGIRGASLFCLMPGGWLEAARWIAVLLLLVVASGWRPRITGLVHWWVAVSLFWSAVLTDGGDQIAAVLSLLMLPLTLTDGRRWHWDEAPSGQGQDEAWRLVARASWLAIRVQVAVIYFHACVGKFKVQEWVDGTALYYWLLDPGIGAPDWLSRLLLPVLSHPIVALLTWSVLALELCLSLGLILGRQSQRVLLPLGVAFHAAIAVCHGLISFALIMCGACILLLRPFDRPFSVEWLRSRLPKRRLSSSEPALSALHGLERGS; via the coding sequence ATGCTGACCGGACTTGGAACTCGCGCGCGCGCCTGGGTGTCGGGGCCGCCGCCCTGGAGCAATGTCCAGGGTCTGGCCCGGACGCTCATCGCGCTGGGGACCTGTGGAACCCTCGCCTTCAGCCATTCGAGCACCCTCTTCCGGCCCGCCGTGGGAGTCCCCCAGGCCCCCATCTGCGACGGCATTCGCGGGGCGTCCCTCTTCTGCTTGATGCCCGGCGGCTGGCTGGAGGCCGCCCGGTGGATCGCGGTGTTGCTCCTGCTCGTCGTGGCGTCGGGCTGGCGACCGCGCATCACCGGCCTGGTGCACTGGTGGGTGGCGGTCAGCCTGTTCTGGTCCGCGGTGCTGACGGATGGCGGCGATCAGATCGCGGCCGTGCTGTCACTGCTGATGCTCCCCTTGACGCTGACGGATGGGAGGCGGTGGCACTGGGATGAAGCTCCGTCAGGCCAGGGGCAGGACGAGGCGTGGCGGCTCGTTGCACGCGCCTCCTGGCTCGCCATCCGGGTGCAGGTCGCTGTCATCTACTTCCATGCCTGCGTCGGAAAGTTCAAGGTGCAGGAGTGGGTGGATGGAACCGCGCTCTACTACTGGCTGTTGGACCCTGGCATTGGCGCGCCAGACTGGCTGAGCCGTCTGCTGCTACCGGTCTTGAGCCACCCCATCGTCGCGCTTCTGACCTGGTCCGTTCTGGCTCTGGAGTTGTGTCTCTCGCTGGGGCTGATCCTCGGAAGGCAGAGCCAACGGGTCCTGTTGCCGCTGGGCGTTGCCTTCCATGCGGCCATCGCGGTCTGTCACGGGTTGATCAGCTTCGCGCTCATCATGTGCGGTGCGTGCATCCTGTTGCTTCGGCCTTTCGACCGGCCATTCAGCGTGGAGTGGCTCCGCTCCCGGCTCCCCAAGCGGAGACTGAGCTCTTCGGAGCCCGCCTTGAGTGCCTTGCACGGGTTGGAGCGCGGAAGCTGA
- a CDS encoding serine/threonine-protein kinase, with protein sequence MAGNGEEALYGEELRPGALVGEWVVDHVQVHGPVSALYRARHARSGVPAALKVLHPQVAAAAVALRRFRREAATLQRLSHPHIVTVLGYGELSDGRPFIAMEWLEGQDLAAELATRGPLSPREVLEVMEQVGAALRVAHAAGVVHRDLKVQNVVRLAPGRGGPAVKLVDFGVAKGLVPGAPGSSSLTHTGVVLGTPLSMAPEQIRGEVPDARTDLYAAGVLLFQLLTGMPPFQGTTRHEVEQLHLHAPPPRPGEHAPVSAALDAVVLRCLKKAREERHPDVDALLEDLRGAVLGGAAPVEVPRAVGLYVEARLTGEPDAGSMEDLDSSLERASTLAREAGLEVRVMGGACLLAVASLPDDVRRERELRARVLDVGLALTGANASPARLHVTVHVDRLTSREEAHGWAEASGSAWDAGGGEGGLLHLPGWVRDAGEDATPIVTGPALRGLEADFVTHPVPDAPERWWLSSRRQAPGPPG encoded by the coding sequence ATGGCGGGCAATGGCGAGGAGGCCCTCTACGGCGAGGAGCTGCGGCCCGGCGCGCTCGTGGGGGAGTGGGTCGTGGACCACGTCCAGGTGCACGGCCCCGTGTCCGCGCTGTACCGGGCACGGCACGCGCGCTCCGGCGTGCCCGCCGCGCTGAAGGTGCTGCACCCGCAGGTGGCCGCGGCGGCGGTGGCGCTGCGGCGCTTCCGGCGAGAAGCGGCCACGCTCCAGCGGCTGAGCCACCCGCACATCGTCACGGTGCTGGGCTACGGCGAGCTGTCTGACGGCCGGCCCTTCATCGCCATGGAGTGGCTGGAAGGGCAGGACCTGGCGGCGGAGCTGGCCACGCGAGGCCCCCTGTCCCCGCGCGAGGTGCTGGAGGTGATGGAGCAGGTGGGCGCGGCGCTGCGGGTGGCGCACGCGGCGGGCGTGGTGCACCGCGACCTGAAGGTGCAGAACGTGGTGCGGCTCGCGCCGGGGCGCGGCGGCCCCGCCGTGAAGCTGGTGGACTTCGGCGTGGCGAAGGGGCTGGTGCCGGGCGCGCCGGGCAGCTCGTCGCTCACGCACACCGGCGTGGTGCTGGGCACGCCGCTGTCCATGGCGCCGGAGCAGATCCGCGGCGAGGTGCCCGATGCGCGCACGGACCTGTACGCCGCGGGCGTGCTGCTCTTCCAACTGCTCACCGGCATGCCGCCCTTCCAGGGCACCACGCGCCACGAGGTGGAGCAACTGCACCTGCACGCGCCACCGCCGCGCCCCGGAGAGCACGCGCCGGTGTCCGCCGCGCTGGACGCGGTGGTGCTGCGGTGTCTGAAGAAGGCGCGCGAGGAGCGCCACCCGGACGTGGACGCGCTCCTGGAGGACCTGCGGGGCGCGGTGCTGGGAGGCGCGGCGCCGGTGGAGGTGCCGCGCGCGGTGGGGCTGTACGTGGAGGCACGGCTGACGGGAGAACCGGACGCGGGCTCCATGGAGGACCTGGACTCAAGCCTGGAGCGCGCGAGCACCCTGGCGCGCGAGGCCGGGCTGGAGGTGCGGGTGATGGGCGGCGCGTGCCTGCTCGCCGTGGCCAGCCTCCCGGACGACGTGCGCCGTGAGCGGGAGCTGCGGGCGCGGGTGCTGGACGTGGGGCTCGCGCTGACGGGAGCGAACGCGTCCCCCGCGCGCCTGCACGTCACCGTGCACGTGGACCGGCTGACGTCGCGGGAAGAGGCTCACGGTTGGGCGGAGGCCTCGGGCTCCGCGTGGGACGCGGGCGGCGGGGAAGGGGGGCTGCTCCACCTGCCCGGCTGGGTGCGCGACGCCGGTGAAGACGCCACGCCCATCGTCACCGGCCCGGCGCTGCGGGGCCTGGAGGCGGACTTCGTTACCCATCCGGTGCCTGACGCGCCCGAGCGCTGGTGGCTCTCCTCCCGGCGCCAGGCTCCCGGACCTCCCGGCTGA